The genomic interval TGAGGGCCACGTACGACAGCGAGAAGACGATGGCGGCCAGCCAGAACTTGATGAGGTTCAACCCCATGGCCGCGAAGCCGAAGTCCGGGTTGGCGATGCGCGCGTAGATGAAGACCGCCAGGTCGATGATGAGCACCAGGCCCAAGAGCAGCGACGCCTGCGACAGGAACTTGCCCAGGAGCACCGACGAGCGCCTCGCGCGCACCGTCAGATAGCGCATGGAGCGCGGACCCACCTCGCCGCTGATCTGGTCGAACCCCATCAACACCACGTAGGCGGGCAGGAAGAAGAGGGTGACCTTGAAGACGAGCAGCACCTCGAGGGGGACCTGGGCGAGCGCCTCCATCATCGCGGTGTCGTTGCTGGTGAGGAACCCCAGCACGCCCTTGCGCATCTCCTCGGCGACACGCACGGAGGCATCCGTGTCCGCGCCCGCGTTCACCAACTGCTGATTCACCGCGTTGCGAACCTCGCGGGCAAGCCAGCCCACGACGAGCAGCACCAGCGCGGAGAACATGCTGTAGAGCCCGAGCAACACCACCGCTCGGCCACTGCGCATGGACCGGCGGAGCTCGGCGCTCCAGATGACCAGGGTTTCTTTCAGTCCGTCCAAAGTGCGGGCGAACCTAGCGGACTTGCGAGCCCCTCCGGCAAGTTTCTAGAGCGGGCCGGGAGAATCCACCTGCCAGGGAAGCGTCGATGGACAGCGCCCCGACAACCGCTAGGATTCGCCCGCCGCATATGACGATTCGCCGCCGCTTCCTGTCCGCCGCCGCGCTGGTCCCCCTCGCCCTGCTTCTGGGCGCCAGTGGACCTGTGCCCGAAGCCCTCCCCGCAAGCCCTGGCGATGTCGCCCCGGCCACGACACCGGGGGTTGCTCCGGCTCACGCGGAGGGCACGGGCTCCGCGCCCGGAGTGTCCGTGGGGGAGGGCACGGAGGCGAGCGCCGTGGCGCCCCAAGGTGCCGAGCAGGCTGGCGCAGCCGGGGTGGTGGTGGAGCCCGGGATGGTGCCGCCTTCGCCAGTGCCGTCGCGGCTGAAGGCGCCCCCCATGGCGAAGTTGCAATCCATGCCTCGCGCCCTGGACCTCCTGGCCCGCGCGAAGCTCCAGGGGGAGCGGCTGGTGGTGAAGGAGAAGGACGGGCACGAGCGGGTGCTCACCGTGGACCCGGTGCTCCAGGCGTCGCTGACCAAGATCCTCCGCGACTACGAGGTGCCCTACGGCGCCGCCGTGGTGCTGGAGCCGTCGACGGGGAAGGTGCTGGCGCTCGCGGAGCACTCGGCGGCGCAGCCGGAGCTGCGGGGGCTTCCCTATCGGGCGGTGTTCCCCGCCGCGAGCATCTTCAAGATCGTCACCGGCAGCGCGCTGCTGGAGGCGGGCGTGACGCCGTCCATGGAGGAGTGCTTCCACGGCGGCAAGCGGCGGCTCACCGAGCGTCACCTGGAGGACAGCGAGCGCGACGGGGCCTGCTATTCGCTGGCGCTCGCGATGGGCAAGAGCGCCAACGTCATCTTCGCCAAGCTGACCCAGAAGCACCTCACCGCGGACGCCCTGCGGCACATGGCCGCGCGCTTCCGCTTCAACCGGGAGATTGCGTTCCCGGTGCCCATGGACGTCTCTCTCGCCGCCGTGCCGGACGATGGCTTCGACCTGGCCAACACGGGCGCGGGCTTCGGCGACATCTACCTGTCTCCGCTGCACGGCGCGCTCATGGCCTCGGTCGCGGCGAATGACGGGCGGTGGGTGGACCCGGTGTTGATGGAGCCCGAGCACGGTCCGCTCCTGCCCGCCGAGGGCGAGCGTGTCCTGACGCCCGAGGCCGCCAAGGCGCTCACCGACATGCTGGAGGAGACCGTCACCCATGGCACCGCGCGCGCCATCTTCCGCGAGCGCAACTTCCGCGTGGACAACGCGGTGGGCAAGACGGGCACCCTGGCGGACCGCGCGCCCTTCCGCGACTACTCGTGGTTCGTGGGCTTCGCGCCTCGGGACAACCCTCGCGTCGCGGTGGCCGCGCTCATCGTCAATGACCCGAAGTGGCGCATCCGCGGCACCTGGCTGGGCCGCGAGGCCCTGCGCCTGGGGCTCGAGCGTGTGCCCGCGCCGCTCGAGGTCACCGCGCCCGCCGCCTCGGCGGGCACCCCCTGAGTCCGCGGGGCGCTATCGCGCGGTGAGCTTCACCAGGCCCATGTTCACGAAGCCGTGGAAGAACTTGAGCGCGTCCAGCTCCTGCAGCGGCGACACATGGACGATGGCGGCCACGTCGCGCCGGCCATCCACCCGGGACAGCAGGTAGCGCTCCGGCGCCGTGAGCTGGAGGCTCTTCAAGTTCGAGGGGGCCACCAACAGCGCTGGCACCTTCGTGGCGTCCATCAGCTCCCGCCGCAGCTCGGACAGGAGCTTCTCCTGCGCCGTCTTCAAGAGCGCCGCGGACTGGGCCGTGGGGGACATCTCGTGCGCACGCCGGGCGAGCGCCTCTCCATCCCGCGTGTTGCCCGCGTCGAGGAAGAGCTGGGCCGCCTGGAGGACCTCGTCCGAGGATGACTCCGAGCCGATGACCTCCATGTCCTGCTTCTCCTCCTCCACCACCGCGGCGGTGACGGGCACCGGCGCTTCGTCGGACACCTTCACCGCGTCCAGCCGGTAGAGCGCGTACAGGCGCTGGTAGAGGAAGAAGTCCGTCGCGTGCAGCGCCCGGGCCATCCCGTCGATGCTCAACCCGTCGTGGATGAGCTGGACGATGCGCTCGTCCATGCTCCCGGGCTTGCGCTCCGGCAGCTTGCGCTCATCCACCGCCAGCCGCGTGGCCCCGGTGGGGAACACCGCGCGAATGGCCTCCCACGCCGTCTCGCGGAACTCGCCCTCGCGGTGGATGTCCACCAGGTCCACTTCCACATCGAGCCCCGCGATGTCGGGCGCCGTGTCGGAGGACTCGAAGGTGAACTCGCCTTCCCGCCAGTGGAAGGCATCCAGCAACATCTCCCGGAACTTGTGGCTCAACGTCGAGCGCACCGTGGCCTCCGGCACCACGCCCGACGTCACCAACACCTTCCCCAGGAACACGCGCGACTGGGTTTGGGTGGCGAAGGCCTTCTCGAGCTGGGCGGCCGTCAGGTGCCCCATGTTGATGAGGAATTGTCCGAAATACTCCCGGGGCTGGTTGGAGCTGGCGCAGATGACCTGGCCCTCCCGGAGGACCCATTGCTTGCGGACCTCTCCACGCTCCACCCTCAGCGAGCCGGTGGCCCGGCGGTTCCCGAGGTAGACGACGAGGTCCTTGAGGGGCATCGTCGAAAAGTCACCAGTCAGCCCACGCATCGACGTTCCATCCTGCACGCCATGAGAGTCGAGATCTACTCGAAACCCAAATGCAGTCTTTGCGACAAGGCAGCCGACATCGCCGAGGCCGTCCGTGCTCGCATCCCCTTCGAGCTACGGCTCATCTCCATCCTGGAGGACCCGGCGCTCCTCGAGCGGTGGCGCTACGAAATCCCCGTGGTCGTCATCAACGGTGTGACCGCCTTCACACTTCGCTTCACCGAGGCCGAATTGGAGGCCCGGTTGCGTGAGGTCCAAGGTGGCATGTTGGTTGCTAAATGCGACGCCCAGAATGGGTAGTCGAATGCCCTTCCCCAGGAAATCCAGGGGGATGAAGAGGTCAGGGAAGGGCTGAGGACTGTAATTCCGGGCGCATGCCGGAGGAGCAGTGGAGAAATTTCTGGTGGGGAGGCGGACGTGGTGGGCGTGAGGCGCAAGCGGGTGGGGAAGGCGGGACAGCCCCCCACCGTGCTGCTTGTGGAGCCACGGGCGGACGACCTGGAGCGGACGCGAATGCTTCTGGGGGAGGCTGGGTTCCGGGTGGTTCCGGTGACGCGTTTCGACGCGGCGGTGCCCCTGTTCGAAGTCATCCAGCCGGACGCGGTCCTCCTGGCCGCGCAGGCCCCGGACTATGCGGCCATGCAGGTGGCCCGGCGGCTGCGGCAGCTCAGCCGGGGCTCCGTGCCCTTGCTCTACCTGGTGGATTCGGGCGACGCCGGTGTCTACCAGCACTGCCTGGAGAAGGGGCAGTGCGTGGACGTGGCGCCCCGGGTGGGAAGCGGGGCGGAGCTGGCGGTGAAGCTGCACGCGCAGCTGCGGTTGAAGGCCGCCGTGCTGCGGACCGCCGCCGGCGAGGAAGACGACACGGCGCTCGCCCTGCATGACCCGGTGACGGGGCTCTACAACCGTCCGTTCCTGCTCGCGCTGCTGGGGTTGGAGATCCGCCGGTGCGAGCGCTACGGCGGGACGTTCTCCGTGGTCGCGGCGGAAGTCAGCGGTTGGAGCGCGCTGCGCAAGGAAACCGGGCGAGGCATGGCGGAGCGGCTGTTGGTGTACAGCGCGGTGGTGCTGGGCCAGGTGGTGCGCGAGGCGGACGCGGTGGCGCGGGTGGGGGAGTGCCAGTTCGCGCTGCTGCTGCCGGGGACCCCCGCGGAGTCGGTGCCGGTGATGTTGTCGCGAGTGTCCGCGCGCTTCGAGTCGGCGCGCTTCCAGGTGGATGGGCGGGTGGTGCGCACGGCGCTGGCGCTGGGGGCGGTGAGCTTTCCGGACACGGTGGGCACGCCCCATCAACTCCTGAACGCGGCCCAGCAGGAGATGCGGCGCACGCGTGAGTTTCGTCGACTGGCCGGGGCCATGGCCCGGGTCTCGGTTTGAGGATGGGCGGAGGTTCGATGCAGAGGGCGAGCGGAGGCGAGGGGATGGATCGGATCGCGGTGCTGGTGGTGGATGATGAGGAGTCGGTCCGCACCTTCCTGTCGGAGCTGCTGGGCGGCGCGGGGTACCAGGTGCGCTGTGCATCGAGCGGCGCGCAGGCGCTGGAGATGCTCGCGGGAGGCTCCTTCGATGCGGTGTTGCTCGACGTGGTGATGCCGGAGATGAGTGGTCTGGAGGTCCTCCGGCGCTACCGGGGGCAGGGGGGGACGGCTCCGGTGGTGGTGCTCAGTGGCCTGACGGGCGCGGATGACGCCGTGCGCGCCATGAAGATGGGCGCCAGCGACTACCTCTCCAAGCCGCTGGGCAACGACGACCTGCAGGACGCGCTGGCGCGGGCTCTGGGGGCGCGAGCTCCGGAGCGGCAGGCGGCCGCCCAGGGGATGGGGACTCGTCCCGCGGTGGACCCGGCGGCGGATGCGCGGGTGCTCATCTCCACCTCTCCCGCCATGCGCCGGGCGCGCGCGCTGGTGGAGCGCATCGCGAACGAGAACGTCCCGGTGCTGCTCTTGGGCGAGTCCGGTACGGGCAAGGAGGTCATCGCGCGGGAGATCCACGCGCGCAGCCAGCGGCGGGGGCGGCCGTTCATCAAGGTGAACTGCGCGGCGCTTCCCGGTGAGTTGCTGGAGAGCGAGCTGTTCGGCCACGAGCGAGGTGCCTTCACGGGCGCCACCGCGGAGAAGCCCGGCAAGTTCGAGCTGGCGGACGAAGGCACCATCTTCCTGGACGAGATTGGCGAGATGGCCATCCGGCTCCAGGCCAAGCTGCTCCAGGTGCTCCAGGACGAAGAGTTCTTCCGCGTGGGCGGCAAGAAGAGCGTTCGCGTGGACAGCCGCGTGGTGGTGGCCACCAACCGCGACCTGGAGAAGGAAATCGCGCTGGGCAACTTCCGCGAGGACCTCTACTACCGCCTCAACGTGGTGGCCATCCGGCTGCCGCCCCTGCGCGAGCGCCGCGAGGACGTGGTGCCGCTGACGGACCACTTCCTCAAGAAGTATGGCCGGCAGTACATCACCGGCGTCTCGGAGCTGCCCACGGAGGTGCTGCAGGCCTTCGCCGAATACGACTGGCCGGGCAACGTGCGCGAGCTGGAGAACATGGTGCGCCGGCTGTGTGTGCTGAAGGACCCGACGCTGGTGCTCGATGAGCTCCATGCGGAGGGCCGGGCCCCGGCGAGCGCGCCCTCCCTGCCCACCGCGTATGGCGGGGACGACGGCTACTCCGGGCCAGGCCGCGCGATGGAGGAGCCGGGGCGTGCTCCCTCCGTCCCCTCCGCGCAGGTGCTGGAGATGCCTGCCCGGGCGTCCGGTCCGGTGCCGTCCGTGGGCTCGGGCTCGACGGCGTCCGTGGCCCATGCCGCGCCGCTGGAGCCGGTGAACTCGGTCATTCCCGCGCCGCGCTACGTCAATCCCTTCGACGTGCCCCAGCCTCCGCCGCCACCGCCTCCCACGGGGGAGCTGTCGCTGAAGGACATCGGCAAGCGCGCGGCGATGCTGGCCGAGCGCGAGGCCATCCTCGCGATGCTCCAGCGCACGGCGTGGAACAAGCGGCGCGCGGCCGGCAAACTGCGCATCAGCTACAAGGCGCTGCTCTACAAAATCAAGGAGTGCGGAATCATCGACCCGCGCGCCAGCGCCGAGCTGTAGGCCACGCGGCGCGGCTTGCCTTCGCCACGTGCTCCCTCGAGGAGCGCGGAATCATCGACCCGCGCGCCAGCGCAGAGCTGTAGGCCACGCGGCGCGGCTTGCCTTCGCAACGCGGCTCCCTCAAGGCGCGCGGAATCATCGACCCGCGCGCCACCGCCGAGTTGCAGGCCACGCGGCGCGGCTTGCCTTCGCCACGCGCTCCCGTTATCGCGGAGGCATGACAGCCTCCCTGGTCCTCCTGGGTTCCGGATACACGCTGACGCGGCTCGCGGTGGCGCAAGCGCAGGCGGGGCGGGACGTCCTCGCCGCCACGCGGGACGCCGCCCGGCGCGAGGAACTCCAACTCGCGGGTGCCCGCGTCGTGTCGCTCGAGGATGCGCTGCTCCAGACGCGCGACGCACACGTCGTCGTGTCCGTTCCTCCCGAGGCCGGGCTCGATGCGGCCCTCGCCGAGTCGCTCGCGGCGCGGCCCCCGGCGCGGCTCGTCTACCTGTCCTCCACGGGGGTCTACGGTGCTGTGCGTGGCGCGGTGGACGAGGACACTCCGGTGGATGTCGCCTGGCCCTCGTCGCTCCCGAGATTGGAGGCGGAGTCGCGCTATCTGCCACTGGGCGCGATGGTGCTGCGAATCGCCGGCATCTACGGTCCGGGCCGGGGAGCGCACTCCCGCTTGTTGTCGGGGACGCTCCGGGTTCCGGAGGCGGGCGGGCGCATCTCACGCGTCCACGTGGACGACCTGTGCGCGGCCATCCTCGCCGCGTTGGAGCACGGCGCTCCAGGCGCGCTTTACTGCGTGGCGGATGACCGCGCGGCGCCGCTGGAGGAGACGGCCCACTGGCTCGCGCGCCGGCTGGGGCTGTCACCGCCTCCTCGCGTGCCGCTCGAAACGCTGCACGAGTCCCTGCGCGGCGACCGCGCCATCTCCAATGCCCGGCTCAAGCAACTGGGGTGGGTGCCTCGCTATCCGGACTACATCGCGGGATTCACCGCGGTGTTGGAGACCGAGGGGCGCACGAGCTCCGAGGGCGACATCGTCATCCGCCCGGTGATGCCCGAGGAGGCGGAGGCCCTGCACGCGCTGCGGCTGCGCGCGCTCAAGGAACACCCCGAGGCGTTCGGGACGTCGTTCGTGGAGGAGTCGGCGCTCTCGCTGGACGTGGTGCGCGCAAGGCTCGTCGCCAGCGACAAGCAGCGGGTGTTGGGCGCCTATGATGGGACGCGCCTGGTGGGCATGGGAGGCGTTCGCGCGGAGCCCCGCATCAAGTGCGCACACAAGGCCGTCATCTGGGGCATGTACGTGGCCTCCGAGGCGCGCTCGCGCGGGGTGGGCCGGCGCCTGCTCCAGTCCCTGGTGGCGGAGGCCCGCAAGCTCCCCGGCGTCGAGCAGCTCATGCTCATCGTCGTCGCCAGCAACGCCTCCGCCCACTCGCTGTATCGCTCCATGGGCTTCCAGACCTATGGCGTGGAGCCTCGGGCCCTGAAGATTGGCGGGGCCTATGTCGACGAGGAGCTGATGGTCTTCCGGCTCTGAGGCCCTCGAAAGGCACACACTCGCGCACCCGCGCGAGGGCTGTGTGGGACGGGTGCTCCGAAGGGTGACAGATCCGGAACGCCTTGGTGTTCGAGGAAGCGGAGGTCGCGGTGGTGGCCCTGACCTGGGCTGTCTGACCGCGCTGGAGGCTTCGTGAGCATGGCCCTGAGCACCCCTGACTGGCTGCTGGAGCGGATTGCCCTGGGCGAGCTGCCCACGGACTCGCTCGCCGCCGCCCGCGCCAAGCTGGAGCTGGAGCCTCATGGGAAGGCCCGGCTCGCGCGCCTGGAGGCGGACTCGCTCGAGACGCTCTCGCGACATCCGCCCGACATGGTGGCTCGGGAGGTGGCTCGCCGTCGCCGGACCTCCACCCTCCTGGTGGACGCCGCGCGACAGCCGGAGCCGCAGGGCTGGCATGGCCTGTCGCTCAGCGTCCCCGTGGCGGCCTCCCTGGTGTTGCTGCTCCTGTCCGTCCAGCCCGACGCAGTCGCGGAGCCCCCGGCGCTGCTCCCCGCGCGGGTGCAGCTGACGGAGACGGTGAACATCAAGGGCACGGCGCGGCTCCTGGTGTACCGCCAGGACAATGGGACGGTCGAACTGCTGATGGACCGCGCGCATGCCCGGCGCGGAGACCTTCTCCAGCTCAGCTACCTTTCCGGAGGTCGGCGCTTTGGTGTGGTGCTCTCCGTGGATGGCCGGGGCGCGGTGACACTGCACCACCCCACCGCGTTGGTGGGACCCACCACGCTCAATGGGGGCGACGCCGTGTCGCTGACCCATTCGTACGAGCTGGACGACGCCCCTGGCTTCGAGCGTTTCTTCTTCGTCACCTCGGACTCACCCGTGGATGTCGGAGCTGTGCTACAGGCCGCTCGACTGTTGGCCCGACACCCCTCCGAGGCGAGCATCCGGCCGCTTCCCCTGCCGCGTACGCTGGCCCAGACATCCTTTACGTTGGAGAAAGTGCCGTGATGGCGCGGTCACTCCTGTTCCTGTCCCTGTTCCTCCCCGCCGTGGCCTCGGCGGCACCCCCGGCGTCCGACGCCGCTCCCACCGCCGTGCGCCGCCTCGCGCTCCTGGTGGGCGTCAACGATGGTGGCCCGGGCCGCGCGAAGCTGCGCTACGCCGTCACCGACGCGAACTCCTTCGGCCAGGTGCTGGAGGAGCTCGGCGGGGTCCAACCTCAAGACCGGCTGATGATGCTGGAGGGCGACCGCGCGGCCCTGGAGAACGCGCTGGCGCGCTTCAAGACCATGGTCGCCGCGGCGAAGTCGCCGGGCGGGCGCACCGAGGCGCTCATCTACTACTCGGGCCACTCCGACGAAGAGGGCCTGCTGCTCCACCAGGACCGCTTCGGCTACCGCGAGCTGCGTCAGGCGTTGGAGCAGCTGCCCGCCGACGTGCGCATCGCCATCCTCGACTCGTGCGCGTCCGGAACGCTGGCGCGCCAGAAGGGCGGCGTGCGGCGCCCGGCCTTCCTCGTGGACGCGTCCACCGCGGTGCGCGGCCACGCCATCCTCACCTCGTCGTCCGAGGACGAGGTGTCCCAGGAGTCCGACCGCATCGGCGGTTCGTTCTTCACGCACAACCTCGTGTCGGGCATGCGCGGCGCGGCGGATGCGACCGGCGATGGCCGCGTCACGCTCCACGAGGCCTACCAGTTCGCATTCCACGAGACGCTGGCGCGCACCGAGCGCACCCGCGGCGGCGCGCAGCACCCGGCCTATGACATCGAGCTGGCCGGCACGGGTGAGCTGGTGATGACGGACTTGCGCACCACGTCCGCCGTGCTGGTGGTGGGGGAGGGCGTCGAGGGCCGCTTGTTCATCCGCGACCAGCCCGGGCGGCTGGTGGTGGAGCTGAACAAGCTGGCGGGCCGCTCCACGGAGCTGGGCCTGCAGCCCGGGCGCTACACGGTGATGCGTGAGTCGCGCGGCGCCAGCTCCCAGGCGACGCTGGTGGTGGACAAGGGCGGGCGCACGATGCTGGCGGACGGCGCCTTCATGCCGATGATGGGCGAGCTGACCGCGATGCGCGGAGGTTCATCCACGGTGGGGGGCGACGTTCAGCCGCTGGCATCGTCCGTGGAGAACACGGCCCGCCGCCGCCGGTTCCTCAACGTGGGCCTGGCGCCCAAGCTCCAGACCAACAGCCTGTTCGGGGACACGAACGTGGACAACGGTCTGTCCTTGTCGTTCGGTCTGGCGACCATGGGACGGTTGGACGGCTTCGCCATGGCGATGGGCGCGAACTGGAACGCGGACTCCGTTCGCGGTGTGCAGACGGCCCTGGGGGCCAACGTGGTGCGCGGCAACGTGAACGGCACGCAGCTCACGGTGGGTGGCAACTGGGTCGATGGCTTCGTGGAGGGCGCGCAGCTCGCCGTGGCCGGCAACTGGGCCGGTGAGCGCGTGGAGGGCATCCAGGCCGCGGTGGGCGTCAACGTGGCGCGCAAGGGTGGATTGATTGGCCAGTTCGGCGTGGGCGCCAACGTGTCGAGCCAGTCGATGAAAGGCGCGCAGCTCTCGGTGGGAACGAGCTGGGTGGACGGCGATTTCGAGGGCTACCAGGCCGCCGTGGGCGTCAGCATGGTGCGCGGGCACATGAAGGGCATGCAGATGTCCGTCGGCATGAGCTACGCGGACTCGGCGAAGGGCGCGCAGTTGTCGTTCCTCAACGTGGGCGGCGACGTCCGGGGAATGCAGCTGGGCCTCATCAACATCGCCGGGAAGATGAACGGCCTCCAGCTGGGCCTCATCAACGTGTCGCGGGACCTGGAGTCGGGCGTTCCGGTGGGCCTGCTCAACATCGTGCGCAACGGCCAGTTCCACGTCGAGGCCTACGGCAATGACTTCAACTACGCCAACGTCTCGCTCAAGGTGGGCAGCCGCTATCTCTACACGGCGCTCGTCGTCGGCATGGGCTCCATCCGCTCGCGAGGCCCCAGCCACTGGTCCACGGGCGTGGGCATCGGTGGCCACCTCCCCTTGACGGAGCGCTTCTTCGCCGACGTGGACGTGGTGACCCACAGCATCTACGAGTGGGGAGACGGCGAAGGCAACCGGCTCCTGCACCAGGCCCGGCTCATGCTGGGCTTCCAGGTGACCCCTCACTTCGCCATCATCGCGGGGCCCACGGCCAACCTCCTCCACGGGTTCAATGGCGAGGCGGTGGCGCCCCTGAGCCACCTGGGCACCATGGGCTCGACGACCAACAAGGAAGCCATCTGGTGGCCGGGCCTGCAGGTGGGTCTGCGCATCTGACCCGAGGAGGCGGGCCGCCTCACGCATGCGGTCCGCCTCCCCAAGAGTGTTCCCGACACGACCTCGCCGGGACTCGGAGGCTCGGAGGGAAGGCTGGTAAGTCCGGGTCGACGGCGGGTGGCGGAGCGGAGTGGATGGCTCCCATCAGCCGGACACACCGCCGCCGCGGGCGGGTGGCTTTTCAGGCGGTGCTCCCCGGTGAGAGGCTGGACGAACGGCCTTCGTCATGGCCGGGAAACCTTGCCCTGGGGGCACGATGTCCAAGTTGCTGTTCGCGGCGTTCAACGAGGGCGCCAAGCTGTCGATGACGGGCGACCACGAGGCCGCGATCTCCTTCTTCGACAAGGTCCTCGCGGTCGACGCGAAGCACTTCCCGGCCCTCACCGCGAAGGGCTCCTCGCTCGCGCAGCTGGGCCGCACCCAGGACGCCTTGCGCTGCTACGAGAAGGCCATCGAGGTGGACCCGTCCGCCGCGGACCCGCATCGCGACGCGGCCCTCTGTCAGCTGGAGCTGGGCGAGCCCGAGGCCGCCGCGGAGCTGATGGAGCGCGCCATCCAACTCAACGCCGACCCAGGCTACCGCGAGGCCGCCGCCATTGAAGTCTATGAGCGAGGCAACGCGCTGCTCACGCGGGGCCCCCGCCGGCCGGACAAGGCCCGCTATCGTCAAGCACGACACACTTTCGAGCTGGCCCTCGAACTGGCGCCCGCATACGTCGAGGCGGCCAAGGCCCTGGCCGAGGTCTGGGAGCACCTGGGAGACACCGCCCAGAGGGACCACTACACGCAGCTCGCCTCGCGGCTGCGTCCCAAGGGCGCCTGAGCAGGCGGCCCGCTGGAGGCTCGATGCGCTCCTCGCCGCGGCTCCGGCCCAGACCGCGGCGGTCCACTCCGGATGCGCGGACGCATTCCAGGGACCCCGTTGTTACACTGCGCGCGGCGATTCCGCGCTAGCACATTAATTCGACAAGACAGACCTGTCTGGAGAACCCTGAAGATGATCGTCATGCTCGAGCCGGACTCCCCCGAGTCCGTGGTATCCGCCGTCCTTCAAGTCGCGTCGCAGTACAAGGGCGTGACGCCGCGGCCCCATGTCATCGAGGGCTCGGAGTACACCGTCACGGAGATCTACCTGCTGGGCTCCACGGCGCAGGTGCCGACGGAGGCCTTCGAGCAGATTCCGGGCGTGCGCCAGGTGGTGCGCGTCTCCCAGAAGTACCGCGTCATCGGCCGGCACAAGGGCCAGCGGACGTCGACGGGCTTCGAGTACAACGGTGTCACCTTCGACGAGCGCAGCGTGCAGGTGTTCGCCGGGCTGTGCGCGGTGGACACGAAGGAGAACGTGGAGGCGATGATGGCGGCGCTGGAGCGCTGCGACATCCGCACCACGCGCATGGGCGCGTACAAGCCCCGCACCAACCCCTACGAGTTCCAGGGCCTGGGCGCCGCGTGCCTCCCGTGGGTGTTCGAGTCGGCGGGCCGGCACGGCATCAAGGTCGTCGCCATGGAGGTGACGCACCCTCGCCACATCGACGAGATTCGCGACGCGCTGGAGCGCTCCGGCAACGCCACGGGCGTCATGCTGCAGGTGGGCACGCGCAACGCGCAGAACTTCGAGCTGCTCAAGTCCATTGGACAGCAGCGCGTCTTCCCCGTGCTCTTCAAGCGCGGCATGGGCATCACGCTGGAGGAGTCGCTCAACGCCTGCGAGTACATCGCGAGCGAGGGCAACCCGAAAATCGTCTTCTGCCTCCGCGGCGTGAAGACGCACCTGGGCGACCCGCACCGGAACATGGTGGACTTCGCGCACGTGCCGGTGGTGCGCCGCCTCACCCGCATGCCGGTGTGCGTGGACCCGTCGCACGCCATTGGCCGGCCGGACGCTCCGCCGGATGGCCTGCCGGACATCTTCCACTCCATTGGCCAGGGCCTCATCGCGGGCGCGTCCATGGTGCTGGTGGACTTCCACCCGAACCCGGAAGCGGCGCTGTGTGACGGTCCGCAGGCGCTGCGGCTGGAGCAGCTCGCCGCGCTCCAGCGCTACACGCAGATTGTCCGCGAGGCGTACGTGGCCGTCGTGAAGAACGGCGACGGAAGCCAGCCCACCCCGGCGTAGCCGCGCTCAGGCTACGCCGTAGCTGCCGAGGACCCGCAGGGTGATGCAGGCCGCTTGAGCGGCCTCCACCGCCTCACGCACCCGCGGGTCCTCCAGCGCGCCGTCCACGTCCAGGCACCAGACGTACTCC from Myxococcus stipitatus carries:
- a CDS encoding ABC transporter permease → MRSGRAVVLLGLYSMFSALVLLVVGWLAREVRNAVNQQLVNAGADTDASVRVAEEMRKGVLGFLTSNDTAMMEALAQVPLEVLLVFKVTLFFLPAYVVLMGFDQISGEVGPRSMRYLTVRARRSSVLLGKFLSQASLLLGLVLIIDLAVFIYARIANPDFGFAAMGLNLIKFWLAAIVFSLSYVALTTLCSSLFRSPAVSLVFNFILLFVFWLMDTVGRAAGDEHALRVLRYLSPSYYAANLLHPKLTEFAISGAAYAGFATIFLLGAYGALRARDL
- a CDS encoding penicillin-binding transpeptidase domain-containing protein; protein product: MTIRRRFLSAAALVPLALLLGASGPVPEALPASPGDVAPATTPGVAPAHAEGTGSAPGVSVGEGTEASAVAPQGAEQAGAAGVVVEPGMVPPSPVPSRLKAPPMAKLQSMPRALDLLARAKLQGERLVVKEKDGHERVLTVDPVLQASLTKILRDYEVPYGAAVVLEPSTGKVLALAEHSAAQPELRGLPYRAVFPAASIFKIVTGSALLEAGVTPSMEECFHGGKRRLTERHLEDSERDGACYSLALAMGKSANVIFAKLTQKHLTADALRHMAARFRFNREIAFPVPMDVSLAAVPDDGFDLANTGAGFGDIYLSPLHGALMASVAANDGRWVDPVLMEPEHGPLLPAEGERVLTPEAAKALTDMLEETVTHGTARAIFRERNFRVDNAVGKTGTLADRAPFRDYSWFVGFAPRDNPRVAVAALIVNDPKWRIRGTWLGREALRLGLERVPAPLEVTAPAASAGTP
- a CDS encoding DUF4388 domain-containing protein, translating into MRGLTGDFSTMPLKDLVVYLGNRRATGSLRVERGEVRKQWVLREGQVICASSNQPREYFGQFLINMGHLTAAQLEKAFATQTQSRVFLGKVLVTSGVVPEATVRSTLSHKFREMLLDAFHWREGEFTFESSDTAPDIAGLDVEVDLVDIHREGEFRETAWEAIRAVFPTGATRLAVDERKLPERKPGSMDERIVQLIHDGLSIDGMARALHATDFFLYQRLYALYRLDAVKVSDEAPVPVTAAVVEEEKQDMEVIGSESSSDEVLQAAQLFLDAGNTRDGEALARRAHEMSPTAQSAALLKTAQEKLLSELRRELMDATKVPALLVAPSNLKSLQLTAPERYLLSRVDGRRDVAAIVHVSPLQELDALKFFHGFVNMGLVKLTAR
- a CDS encoding glutaredoxin family protein, coding for MRVEIYSKPKCSLCDKAADIAEAVRARIPFELRLISILEDPALLERWRYEIPVVVINGVTAFTLRFTEAELEARLREVQGGMLVAKCDAQNG
- a CDS encoding GGDEF domain-containing protein: MGVRRKRVGKAGQPPTVLLVEPRADDLERTRMLLGEAGFRVVPVTRFDAAVPLFEVIQPDAVLLAAQAPDYAAMQVARRLRQLSRGSVPLLYLVDSGDAGVYQHCLEKGQCVDVAPRVGSGAELAVKLHAQLRLKAAVLRTAAGEEDDTALALHDPVTGLYNRPFLLALLGLEIRRCERYGGTFSVVAAEVSGWSALRKETGRGMAERLLVYSAVVLGQVVREADAVARVGECQFALLLPGTPAESVPVMLSRVSARFESARFQVDGRVVRTALALGAVSFPDTVGTPHQLLNAAQQEMRRTREFRRLAGAMARVSV
- a CDS encoding sigma-54 dependent transcriptional regulator; translated protein: MDRIAVLVVDDEESVRTFLSELLGGAGYQVRCASSGAQALEMLAGGSFDAVLLDVVMPEMSGLEVLRRYRGQGGTAPVVVLSGLTGADDAVRAMKMGASDYLSKPLGNDDLQDALARALGARAPERQAAAQGMGTRPAVDPAADARVLISTSPAMRRARALVERIANENVPVLLLGESGTGKEVIAREIHARSQRRGRPFIKVNCAALPGELLESELFGHERGAFTGATAEKPGKFELADEGTIFLDEIGEMAIRLQAKLLQVLQDEEFFRVGGKKSVRVDSRVVVATNRDLEKEIALGNFREDLYYRLNVVAIRLPPLRERREDVVPLTDHFLKKYGRQYITGVSELPTEVLQAFAEYDWPGNVRELENMVRRLCVLKDPTLVLDELHAEGRAPASAPSLPTAYGGDDGYSGPGRAMEEPGRAPSVPSAQVLEMPARASGPVPSVGSGSTASVAHAAPLEPVNSVIPAPRYVNPFDVPQPPPPPPPTGELSLKDIGKRAAMLAEREAILAMLQRTAWNKRRAAGKLRISYKALLYKIKECGIIDPRASAEL